A segment of the Symmachiella macrocystis genome:
CACCGAAGTTGGGCACGCTATCGCTGAAGATCACGCCGTTTGAGGAGAGCGACACGCCCGCCGCTTTGCTGATGCGGCGCGCGGTTTCCTGAATGGTGGCCATTCCGCTTTCGCCGGAGAACAGTGCCATTCGCTGCGGCTCGTTCACGCGAAAGTAGCCGAGGAATGTTCCGCCGGTGGCCAACGAGATTGCCAAGTCGATGCTGATGTTGGACTTCAGCGACTTCTTCGGCGCCACAAGTCCCGCGGGCTGGTCCTTCACCAGTACGCCGTCGATCAGATACGTGAGATCGAAATTGCCGTTGTCCAACTCCTCGGAGGTGATCCGCGTGAACGCCTGCTCGACCGTGCCCGCGGCGTCTTCGATCTGCCGCAGCTTGGCCCGCACCTCGGCCAATACCGCGCCGATCGGCTTGGCCTTCGCGTTAGCCAAGTAGGGCAGGTCGCTGGCAAGCTTGAGGAGGTGTTCGCGAACCATTGATTCGTAACTACAGTCACTATGAGACATTGAATACTCTGTTCATCGCGGTTCTGATGCGATCTTGGAATTCGATCAGCGGAGGCCCAAAAGGAATCCCAATCGATGAAAAACTTCCCTATAGTTTTGCATAAACCTGAAACCGTGCTCAGACGTGGACCGGCCGGGATAAGGTCAAGTACTGTTTGGACGCAAGAGGATTCCGACATCGTCGCCCACTTCATACAGGTTCGCGCCCAAATATCGCGAAGTCTTTGGTTGCAAAAGGAATGCACTTTCAACTCGTGCGGAAATAGCAGGCCGGGAACTTTTCCCGATTTGGAGTCATTTGTCTATGTGGCAGTTTATTTCCGCCAACTGTTTGCCCACAAAGATCGCCTATTCACAGATGCGTGTGATCGATACATCCGTGCTGTCGATTCGCCGGCGAAAATGGCATGGATGGCCAAAGAAAGGGAGGCCGGACTAAATTACTGGAAGTCCCCTGGATTGATTGTGCCGACTCACACTACGGAAGACCTCTTCAATGCGATGTTGTATGGAACTCACTTGATTCATAGCCTTCCCGCTACGTCAAAAAGGCACCTGGACACATTTCGTGTTATTTTGAACAACACGCCACAGAAAAAGTTACTCTTCGAGGTTCATGGATCGCTTCGCACCGTGTTGAACTACGTTTCCGCGGCGGCCGTGGTGATGCACCAGGACTTTGCTGAATGGCTTAATACAGGTGCAGCACCTCCACCCGAAATAATGTGGCCTGAGTCGGTTTTTCTGTCGGACGTTGTAAATGGGAAGGCCCCATCAAATGACGACGATGTTGAACATTTCTGACCGTTTTAAGACTGCACAGGAGGTTCTTGCGTTTCCGACTGAAATTCTTGCAGGGTTTTTACTCGAACATCTACGAGAATTTCGAACGTCGGGATCTCAAGACTCTGAAAGTATGTTGGACATTCACGGTATTGTGGCGTCGATCGTTGAACAGTATGCACAAAGGAGATTCCTCAGGTCCGCGGACTTGCGCCGATCAAATGGAGAAGCTTGGAATTGGCTGGCGACCGAGGGGCTCATCGCTCTCGATCCAGACTCGTCAAACCAGCACGGGTTCTTCATCACACGCCGTGGATTGGATTGCCAAACCCACGAGGATGTAGAAGAGTATCGCAAACGTCGTCTCCTCAACCCAGACTTACTGCATCCCACAGTTCGACAAATCGCTCTTGGGGAATACCTCATCGGTGATTTCGAGAGCGCAGGCCTGAAAGCATTTCGCAAGGTCGAAATTGAGGTGCGCGCCGCCGGCGGCTTTTCTCCGGGTGATGCGGGAGTTGCGTTGGTTCGCCAGGTGTTCCATGCTGCACCAAACGCCGGGCCACTAACTGACACAACTGAACTTTCAGGGGAGCAAGATGCGATGTCACATCTATTTGCCTGTGCGATGGGAAGATTCAGGAATCCTGCCGCACATGGAACGCGCGATTTCATTGATCCGATCGAAGCAGCACAACTACTTATGTTCGCGAGCCAATTAATGAGCATCGTTGACGAGAGAAGGCCATCGCCATAGTACAATCGCCAGTTCACATGGATTTGCGAGCCATTGACTTTGCAACCGACAAAAGGGAATGAGCGACGTGACCAGCACCTAAGAAGAAACCGGCTGTGCTGCCCGACCAACGAGGCTCACGCTTCGCCCTTAGCCTTGTAGGCGGCACGGAAGTCGCCGAAAGCACAACCGTAGTCGAAGTACACCCGCCACGTGGCGGCGAGGCAGTTCGGATCGGGGTCGAAGCCAAAGAACTCCACGGTGGGCGACTGCTTGCCCAGCAGGAAGGCCACGATCAGCGCGGCGTCCTGGCGGGACCCAAAGTGAGCCAGGCCTTAGGCACGACGTGCCAGCATCGGTTCTTCAACGACGCGATGAGGGCGTTGGTGAGAGGATATTTGCAACACTCTCTATTACTTACCTACCGCGTTTGCGCGGGGTGCGACG
Coding sequences within it:
- a CDS encoding AAA family ATPase; this translates as MVREHLLKLASDLPYLANAKAKPIGAVLAEVRAKLRQIEDAAGTVEQAFTRITSEELDNGNFDLTYLIDGVLVKDQPAGLVAPKKSLKSNISIDLAISLATGGTFLGYFRVNEPQRMALFSGESGMATIQETARRISKAAGVSLSSNGVIFSDSVPNFGDTLNMQSFRGFSKPTASRWRLSIRSTSASPTILIPPTCSTSAACCATLVTSAAMRGPRRSWSTI
- a CDS encoding TIGR02391 family protein; amino-acid sequence: MTTMLNISDRFKTAQEVLAFPTEILAGFLLEHLREFRTSGSQDSESMLDIHGIVASIVEQYAQRRFLRSADLRRSNGEAWNWLATEGLIALDPDSSNQHGFFITRRGLDCQTHEDVEEYRKRRLLNPDLLHPTVRQIALGEYLIGDFESAGLKAFRKVEIEVRAAGGFSPGDAGVALVRQVFHAAPNAGPLTDTTELSGEQDAMSHLFACAMGRFRNPAAHGTRDFIDPIEAAQLLMFASQLMSIVDERRPSP